TAATGGTCAATACGGTACACCTGCTTTTCATCACAGACTTGAGTCACCACCCGATTCAACGTCCGAGCGCTACCCAAATCTCGGCCAAACGGTTTTTCAATGACCAACCGTTGCTTAGTGGGATCGTCTAACATCCCCGCATTGCCCAACTGTTGGGTTGCTTCTCCAAAGAACCGAGGGGCAACGGACAGATAAAAGACCCGGTTACCACGAGTTCCTCGTTTTGTATCTAATTCCGCTAGAAAGCTTTTGAGTTTTTGATAACTTTCCGGATTGTCAATATCTCCAGGGCAGTAAAATAGACCTTCAGCAAACTCTTTCCACAATTGCTCAGACTGAAGTCCCCCTCCAAATTCTTCCACGCCTTCGCGCATATGTTCCCGAAAAAAGTCATGGCTCCACTGACGACGAGCAACCCCCACAATGGTTAATTCTGGGGGTAGTCGTCTCTCCAATTTCATTTGGTAGAGCGCCGGGACTAATTTGCGTTGGGTGAGGTCTCCAGATGCACCAAAAATAATTAAAATCTGGGGTTCAGGAATGCGGTCTTGTTGCAGTCCAACGCGCAGAGGATTTTCTGTGAGTGTAACCATAGAGAATTAACTAGCAATAGTTGGGTGTAAGTCTAGATCTACAAAAGGTTGGTGTGGGGTTATTTGCTCTCTGAGGCATTCTTCAGGAAAGATTCGGCCAAAGCCACATTTTCTGGAGAGCCAATAATCAGAGGCGTTCTGGCGTGTAGCTCTTTGGGGATCACTTCCAAGATATCTTGAGTACCTGTACTTGCCCGGCCTCCTGCTTGTTGGGCAAGAAAACCTAAGGGCGCTGATTCATACAGTAATCGTAGTTTACCCTCTGGTTTTTTCAGCGTGCCAGGATACAAAAAGACCCCTCCCTGGAATAAAATGCGGTGAAAATCACCCACTAAGGCTCCACCATAGCGGGCGGTGTATCCTTCGTGGCGGTGAACATAACGCACATACTCGCGGATGGATTCGTCCCATTGCCAAAAATTTCCTTCATTGACGCTGTAGATTGCTCCATGGCTGGGGATTTGGATATTTTCTCGGCTGAGGATGAATTCTCCTAAGCTGGGGTCTAGATTGAAAGAATGGACTCCGTTGCCCACAGAATAGACCAGCATAGTACTAGGGCCATAGAGGATGTAGCCAGCAGCAATTTGTTTGTGTCCATTTTGGAGCAGGTCGGAGGCGCTCAAATCTAAGTCCATGCCTTCTTGTTTGCGGATGGAGAAGATAGAGCCGACGTTGAGGTTAGTATCCACATTCGATGAGCCATCGATAGGGTCGTAAATCAGGGTTTGGCGACCGATGGGACAGTTTTCGGGGATGTAGTATGGCTCTTCCATTTCCTCAGAGGCGAGGCGACAGACGAGGCCACTTTGTTTGAAGACACTGATGAATACGTCATTGGCGTAGACATCCATTTTTTTGACTGATTCACCTTGGATGTTGGTCTCTCCAGTAAAGCCTAAAACGTTCTCCATCAGTCCAGCTCTGGACAGGCGACGGGAAATGAGTTTTCCGGCTAGGGCAATGCGATTCATAATCGCACTGAGGTCTTGAGCATCTGGGGAAAAGCTTTGCAGTTGTTGGAGAACATGACGAGATAGGGTTGTACAATCCCGGTCAAGGGCATGTTCTTGGGCAACTTCGACATGGGCATCAGCCATGGATTAGGTTCCTCCTAGAGCAACGGACAGGGGTGACCGCAAGGGTCTTAATGGATTGAGATGGGCTTGTTGATCATGTTAAGGAATGGGGTTACGCAATGGCTCTAAGCTTAAGGTGAACTATAGAAATGACGGCTCCAGAAGCTGGAGAGCTAATCAACTCTAGGGAGGGTTGTCCGAGGGAAGTCGGTGTAAACTTTGGGGTAAAGATTGGGAGAATTGAGGATTAAAAAAGACGATCAATTCTAGACTCAAAAGCTTAATCGTGTCCCGATCTCTAAGAAGGGAAGATGAGGGGGCGGGGAGTTGATGGAGTTGAAAACGCTCTCACCGGTATTTGAAGTTATCCTTTATAATTTATAATTAAGAAGATCCAACACCAGATGAAGGCACCTCCTCAAAGACTCTAATGTTAAATTTGACTTCTGTTGTCATTAATGAATTTTTGGTGAAGATCCGGGATGGTTATCGCCGAACGTATGGTGGCTATAAACCGGATTATGCGGATATTATCGTTTGGGCTGGGAGTATGGCCCTAGAGAATATCGCCAATAGTGATGCCCTTTATCATAATGTGGAACATACGATTTTTGTGACGTTGGTGGGGCAAGAAATTCTTCGTGGAAAACATATTCGTGAGGGTGGAGTTTCGGCAGAAGATTGGCTTCATTTTATGATTTCTTTGCTCTGTCATGATATTGGGTATATTAAGGGGGTTTGTCGTGATGATAAGCATTCAGATCGCTTATATGATTCGGGGATTGACAACAGTATGGTTGAGTTACTTCCCGGGGCAACGGATGCGGCACTTACGCCTTATCATGTAGACCGGGGTAAGCGGTTTATTGAGGAGCGCTTTGGAGGTCATAAATTAATTGATGCAGAGGAAATTAAGCGCAATATTGAGTTAACTCGTTTTCCGGTTCCTAAGGATGATGATCATGCGGATACGATGAATTATCCGGGTTTGATTCGAGGGGCGGATTTGATTGGGCAGTTGAGCGATCCGCAGTATTTACAGAAGATTCCGGCTCTGTTTTATGAGTTTGAGGAAAATGGGGCGAATAAACAGTTAGGGTATGAAAATCCTGGGGATTTACGGAATAATTATCCGGCGTTTTTCTGGAATGTGGTTTCTCATTATATTCAGCCTTCGTTGAATCATTTGAAGTTGACTCAGGAAGGAAAGCAGGTGATTGCAAATTTGTATGCGAATGTTTTTCGAGTTGAACATGAGGCGCAAACGGATCGCTTTGTTTGAGGAAAGGCAAGAGGCAGTAGGTAGTAGGGGCAAAAAGTTTTTCGCCCCTACTTGTTGGGGTAGGATAGAGGGGATTTAAGGTGTTAGGAGAATACGGGTTATGGATGTGATTCCAGCGATTGATTTGCTCCAGGGGAATTGTGTGCGCTTGTATCAGGGAGATTATGAGCAAAGTCAGGTGTTTGATGAAGACCCGGTGGCGATCGCCCAACAATGGGTTGCTCAAGGAGCGACGCGCTTGCATGTGGTGGATCTCGATGGCGCAAAGTCAGGACAGTCGGTGAATTTAGAGGTGATTCGGGCGATCGCCCAATCCATCCCCATTCCGGTACAAGTGGGGGGAGGCTTGCGCGACTATGCAGGAGGGGCAAATTTGCTCTCTACCGGTGTCCAACAGGCGATTCTAGGGACGGTGGCAGTGGAAAATCCCGAACTTGTCCAACAGCTCTGTCAGGAGTTTCCAGGGCAAATTATGGTGGGTATTGATGCCCGCGATGGTAAGGTGGCGACGCGGGGATGGTTGGAAACCTCCAAAATTTCTGGGATTGAATTGGCCCAACAGTGCGCTCAGATGGGGGTTTATGGGATTATTTATACTGATATTCATCGGGATGGAACCCTGAAGGGCCCCAATATTTCAGCCTTGCGAGAAGTTGCCGAAGCGGTGGATGTACCGGTAATTGCCTCTGGTGGAGTCAGTAGCGTTACGGATTTACTCAGTTTGTTGTCCCTAGAGCGTTTGGGGGTAACTGGAGTGATTGTGGGTAAGGCGCTCTATACGGGGGATGTGGTGTTAAAAGAAGCGCTACAGGCGATCGGGCCGGGTCGTTTACAGGATGTTCCCCCGGATTTTGATTCGTCAGCGATGGCGTAGTGGATTTGTTCAGCTCTTATAGCGCTTTGCGCTAGGGAATAGGGAATAGAAAATGTCCTGACTATCCTTACCACTGCTATAGTTCCCATTTTCAAGGCATTTTATAGGAATGCTCTCAAAGGAAAAATTTAGGCGATCGTACCCCATAACAGCACAAAGTGCTGTAGTCATTGATTCATACACGAGACGGTTACACTGTACTCTAATAACAGCGCAAAGCACTGTATTCCCTATTCCCTATTTATTCCTCTTCTACGGGACGTAAGGGAATTTCCACGATAAACTTAGCTCCCTCTCCCGGTTCAGAAACACAACTGAGATTGCCGCTATGTTTTTCCACCACAATTTGATAACTGATAGATAACCCTAAACCGGTTCCAGAGCCAACGGGTTTAGTCGTATAGAAAGGATTAAAGATTTTTTGGATCGTTTCCTCACTCATCCCTGGGCCATTATCAGCGATAATGACTTCCACAGATTGGCGATCTGTTACGTGAGTCCGGACTGTAATCGAGGGTTGTTGATCTTTGGAAAGTTCAGTACTGCGCTGATCTTGCATTGCATCACACGCATTGGTTAATAAATTCATGAACACTTGATTCAGTTGGGAGGCGTAGCAATTGACCTGGGGTAAATTGCCATACTCTTTAAGAATTTTAATTTCTTTCTCATTCCCCGACTCTTTGAAACGATTTTGCAAAATCAACAGGGTACTATCTAATCCATCATGAAGATTAACTGGTTTTTTATCCGCTTCATCCAGTCGGGAGAAGTTTCGTAGAGAAAGGATGATTTTACGGATACGTTCGGCTCCCACCTGCATAGAATTGAGGAGATTCTTCAAATCTTCACTCATAAAGTCGAGATCGATATCCTCAATCATATCTTCAATTTCTTCATCTGGTTTAGGGTAATGGGTTTGATAGAGATCGATCAGATCCAGTAAAGCGTCAACATATTCTGTCGCAGGGGCTAGGTTACCATAGATAAAACTAACGGGATTATTAATTTCATGGGCTACTCCAGCCACCATTTGACCTAAACCGGACATTTTTTCCGTTTGGATCAGTTGGGTTTGAGTTCGTTTTAGCTCTTCTAGTGTTTGGGATAAATCTTGATTTTTCTGGTTTAATTCTTGGGTGCGCTCTTGTACTTTTTGCTCAACAGATGCATAGAGGAGGGCGTTATCCAGGGCGATTGCTGCTTGAGAGGATAAGACTTGCAGTACTTCAATGCGATCGGCAGTGAAGGCATCAGTCGTTAGGTTGTTTTCTAAATACAGGATACTAATCAGTTGTCCTTGGTTAACGATGGGGATACACAGGAGCGATTTAACCTGACGTTTAATAATGTAAGGGTCGTTAGTAAATTGTCCATTTCGACAGGCATGGCTTAAGACCACATCGGAGAGAGAGCGTTCCACATAGTTAATGACTGTAATGGGTAATTCCTCACTGGTTTCAACGGCTGTTGATTCCTCGTTAATAATCGCTTCCTCATCTACAAAAGCAGAGGCGGAAATCAGTAACTTCCCCTCTTTAGGAAGCAATAAAAATCCCGATTGTGCTCCGGCATTTTCAATCAAGCTTTTCATTAAAGTCCCCAAGAGCTTATCGAAAACAATTTCACTAGAAATGGCTTGAGACGCTTTGAGAACTGTATTTAAATCCAGACTATTGGAAATCGAATTGGTAGAGGTATGAATTGTGGTATTCACATCCAATTTATCGGTTAGTTGGTTAAATTTAGCCTCTAATTGGGGATGGGCTAATTTCAGAGATGCAACTTTGCGCTTTATTCCCCATTTCTCGTAATGATAGTAAGCCTCTCGCAAATGGACTAGAGCATAGGAAAGTTTCTGTTTTTGCAGCCAAAAATCAGCCGCCCGTTCATTGGCGATCGCCTGAACAGAAATCAAGTCATGTTCTGTGGCTACGGCGATCGCGCGATCGTAGAAATCAATCGCTAATTCCAGTTTATTTTGTACACGAGCTAATTCTGCTTCTACCAGTAAATACTTAGGCAAGAAATTGGCTACACAGTTTTCAGACCAAATCTTTAATTGACTTTGATTCGCTCTAACCTTGTCTAATAAGACTTCTCTTTGAGTCTCTTCTGTCATCCCATAAGCGGATAGACAGATCAAAGAGGTGTAGAAATTATACTCAGGTACAGGTGCAGTCCCCAGTATGAACTGGAGCTTATCCGCGATCGTCTCACTTAGGGCTAATGCGGCCTCTAGATTCCCATACAAATATAACGTTTGCATTTTGAAAATCTGATAAATACACAGAGCAAAAATATTCTGATTTTGCTGACAAAGCTCAACATATTCCGCTTCAGTTAAACTTGGCCCATCAAAATTTAATGGCTCATTCGTTTGATCGTCTAAATTCAACAGAACCAACTGTAAACCCAGTAAAACATAAGTTACCAATTGATTCTCCGTTTTCTGAGCAAACGGTAAATATTTAAGAATCTCTTCTAAAATCTGTTCAATCGGTTTTCCTTGGACAAAGAAATTAACCGATTGATTATTCAGCACATAACCCGCATAGAGCAAATCTCCCGAATCTAGAGCCGATTGATACGCCTCATTTCCTAGCCATGTTGAATCTTTCATGGGATTAAACCAATAATTCAAAGTGCTAATTAAACAAATACCCGCCTTATAGGTTGGATGTCCCCACTTTTGATTAAGTTTATAAGCCACCCTTCCCAGATCATAGGCATTTCGGTACTGTCCAAAAATATTCACCAATAAAATGCCATAGGTGGGCAAAAAGAACGCCACTTCTGGAGCATATCCTTCCTCCAAAACCAACGTTGCCCCCTTCAGAATAATCAGCGTCCACAACTGGATATTGAGCATATAAGCCGGGGGCGCTAAATTATGCAATAACTTCACTTTGATTTCGCTGAGGGAATTCTCCATTTTGGGTTGATCCAGCAATGATAAAATGGGGCGATTTCCTAAAGCTTTACCCGCCTTATCTAATTCCTGGGGAATTATGCTATCTAAATCTTCTGTTGGCAAACTAATCCCTAATATATCTAGGGCAGTACGCCCAATGTCCACCGCCTTTTGATACTGCCCTCTCAAAGTGTTTTGAATTAACAGAATATTATAAATCTCAGCTTTCTCAAAATCCGAATCAATCTGAGATAAAACCTCAGCAATCAAAGCTTCTGATTCAGCAAAGTTTCCATTCAAATATTCCACATCTGCCCGCTCTCTATACAGGGAAAATGCAAACTCATGATCGAGATCCCAAATATTTTCTGGCAGATAACTCATTGCCTCTTTTAAATATTGAAGAGCTGCCACAAAAGCAGTGGCATCTTTAGCGCGTTTTCCTGCCTCCAAATTTAGGTGAGCTAATTCCAAGATTTCATTCTGTTCTGTTATCAAAGATCGACCAACATTCATGTGATCGACCAATTCAAAAATTCGTTCACTACGATATTCAATCGGTGTTCTTTCCAATAGCATCCTGCCAATTTCCAGATGAACCGACTTTTTATTTGACTCATCAATTAGAGCATAGGCTGCTTGCTGTACTCGGTCATGGGAAAATTTATAATTTAAGATCAATAACGGAGCCGTAACTAAATCCAGATCGACCAATTCTTTCCCAGAATTGGGGCGAATCATTTTTTCTTGAATTGCAGGCAAGAGATCTTGAAAGGTTCCAGAGGATTCTTTTTCATAAATTAAAGACAGAGTATTTAAATCAAACTGATTCCCTAAACAAGCCGATAACCGTAAAACTTCTTGCGTTTCTTCTGGCAGTTTTCGCAACTTACCAATCATTAAATCCACTACATTTTCCGTAATACTCATGGACTCAATTTCTTCTAAATCCCAAGACCATCCACCCATAATATCAGGTTGAGGCGGTACAAACGTTAGTAGGTTTTCCTGGTACAGGGTCTTGAGAAATTCATTCACAAAAAATGGATTTCCTGCGGTTTTATTTTGAACCAGTTCTGCCAAAGGCTTCACGAATCGTTGCCCTTGATGTAAAGTCTCAGAAATCAATTGGCTAATTTGATTGAGCTTCAGATTTTCCAAATGGATATGATTAATAATCACAGACTGAATCCGCAGGGAGTCAACCACCATCATCAGTGGATGACTAGGACTCACTTCATTATCTCGATAAGCTCCAATTAAGAAAAAATACTGAACATCTGCTTCCGTTAGCATAAGTTCAATCAATTTCAGAGTTGCAGAATCAGCCCATTGTAAATCATCTAAAAAGATCACTAATGGATGTTCGGGGCGGCAAAAAATACGAATAAAATTTTGAAAAACCAAATTAAACCGATTTTGAGATTCTGTTGGCCCTAGCTCTATAACGGCAGGTTGGGGGCCAACAATATATTCTACTTCCGGAATCACATCAATAATGATTTGACCATTCGGGCCAAAGGCTTCTAATAGCTTTTTTTTCCATTGTCTTAAGTTCTCTTCACTTTCAGTCAGCAATAAATTGACTAACTCAGAAAACGCTTTTACAATAGCAAAATAAGGAATACTCCGTTGGAACTGATCGAATTTACCTAAGATAAAATAGCCATTTCTATGGGTAATAGGATTATAGATTTCTTGAACTAAAGCAGATTTACCGATTCCGGAATATCCACTAATGAGCATAAATTCTTTATGACCATCAGCGACTCGCTCAAAAGCGGCTAACAACGTATCGACTTCCTTATCTCGTCCATAGAGTTTTTCTGGGATTTTAAATGTATCCGAAATATCTTGTTCCCCTAAGGGAAATGGATCGATCTGGTCATTATCTTTCAGATTGACTAAACATTGTTCTAAATCTGCGAGTAATCCCCAACTGCTTTGATAGCGCTCTTCTGCATTTTTGGCTAATAGCTTCAGCACTAAGTCAGAGACAACTTGGGGAATTTCAGCATTAACGATATGGGGAGCAATGGGTTGCTTGGCAATGTGACAATGGATGAGTTCCATTGTTTCCTTGCTTTCAAAGGGAAGCTTGTGGGTGAGCAACTCATAAAAGGTGGCTCCCAATGAATAGAAATCTGTGCGATAGTCTAAGCTCCGATTGAGTCTTCCGGTTTGCTCAGGAGACATATAGGCTAAGGTTCCTTCAATCGTCGGAGCATGACCGGATGATGAAGATTCTCGATTAAAGGTGACAGATATACTTAAATCGACCAGTTTGACTTCTCCTGTGGCGGGATTAAAGATAATATTGCCTGGATTGATATCTTTATGAATAATACTCGCTTGATGTAAATCGCCTAAGCTTTTGACAATCCGAATGGCTAAGTTGAGAAATCCTAAAAGCGTAAATTTCTGAGACGCTAATAACTGTTTTAAGGATTCTCCTCCAAAATCCTCTAAGACCATCACTAAAGCGTTTTGATAGCTTTCTAGAGTATAAGCCTTAACTAGACTTTCTCGATTGAGCTGATTGAGGAGTTGAAACTCTTGCTGGTATCGATTGCGCTCCTCTACTGTGGGATAATCTGCTTTGAGTACCTTCAAAATGACGGGCAGATTCGTTTTTTGTTGACAACCCCGATAGACTACTGTTTTGTCACTTTCGTAGATCTTAGCAAGAATTTGGTAGCCGCTTAGATTGATCATAATCAAAAACTCTAAATCGCTTTGGGGAAGTACGGATAAGATACCCTGGGTAAAGAAGAAGCGGACGACCCGAAGCGATCGCCTCCACTCTAGATCAAGATTACCTCACCAATTTAGCAAAATATAGTCCTGCACGCTGGTAATAGGAATGAGTTACCCGTTAAGCTTGTAAAGTTGGTTGGTAAGAGGGAGGGAATAGGGAATAGGGAATGGCTGGTTTTGCTCTTTCCTTGAACCATTCATAAATTTAGACATGATGTAGGGACAAACGGCCGTTCGCCCCTACAAGAGGGTTCTAGCTCATCCACTGACTATGGAAAAACTCTCCTCTCGGACGGTCAATCCGCTCATAAGTATGAGCGCCAAAGAAATCCCGTTGTGCTTGAGTCAAATTCTGGGGTAAAGTCGCACGACGATAACTATCAAAGTAATCCAAAGACGCACTAAATGCTGGTACTGGAATCCCCAACTGACAAGCCAGACCCAACACTTCCCGCCAAGCTTGCTGACGGTCTAAAATAGTTTGCTTGAACTCAGGAGCAAGCAACAAATTGGGCAAACTAGGATTATCCTTAAATGCCACCTTAATCTTATCCAAGAAGCCCGCGCGAATAATACACCCGCCTTTCCAAATACGGGAAATTTCGCTCAGATTCAACTCATAGCCAAACTCTTGAGAAGCCTTACTCAGTAGAGCCATCCCTTGAGCATAGGAACAAATTTTAGAGCAATAGAGAGCATCTCGAATTTTAGGAATAAATGCTTTGAGATCTCCATCGTACTGACCACTTGGCCCGGTTAATTCCTGAGACGCAGCTACCCGTTCTTCCTTATAAGAAGACATAATGCGGGCATTCACGGCTGCGGTAATTGTGGGAATACTCACCCCCAACTCTAAAGAAGTGACGACAGTCCACCGTCCCGTTCCTTTTTGACCGGCTGCATCTACAATTAGATCGATCAGATGCTGGTTGGTTTCCGAGTCAATTTGTTTAAAGATATCCCGGGTAATCTCAATTAAAAAGGAATTGAGTTCCTCCGTTTCATTCCACTCCTTAAACACTTCATGGAGTTCAGGATTGGTTAAACCTACCGCATTTTTCAGCAAATCATAGGCTTCAGCGATTAATTGCATATCGCCAT
The genomic region above belongs to Roseofilum reptotaenium CS-1145 and contains:
- the fbp gene encoding class 1 fructose-bisphosphatase, with the translated sequence MADAHVEVAQEHALDRDCTTLSRHVLQQLQSFSPDAQDLSAIMNRIALAGKLISRRLSRAGLMENVLGFTGETNIQGESVKKMDVYANDVFISVFKQSGLVCRLASEEMEEPYYIPENCPIGRQTLIYDPIDGSSNVDTNLNVGSIFSIRKQEGMDLDLSASDLLQNGHKQIAAGYILYGPSTMLVYSVGNGVHSFNLDPSLGEFILSRENIQIPSHGAIYSVNEGNFWQWDESIREYVRYVHRHEGYTARYGGALVGDFHRILFQGGVFLYPGTLKKPEGKLRLLYESAPLGFLAQQAGGRASTGTQDILEVIPKELHARTPLIIGSPENVALAESFLKNASESK
- a CDS encoding Npun_R2479 family HD domain-containing metalloprotein gives rise to the protein MLNLTSVVINEFLVKIRDGYRRTYGGYKPDYADIIVWAGSMALENIANSDALYHNVEHTIFVTLVGQEILRGKHIREGGVSAEDWLHFMISLLCHDIGYIKGVCRDDKHSDRLYDSGIDNSMVELLPGATDAALTPYHVDRGKRFIEERFGGHKLIDAEEIKRNIELTRFPVPKDDDHADTMNYPGLIRGADLIGQLSDPQYLQKIPALFYEFEENGANKQLGYENPGDLRNNYPAFFWNVVSHYIQPSLNHLKLTQEGKQVIANLYANVFRVEHEAQTDRFV
- the hisA gene encoding 1-(5-phosphoribosyl)-5-[(5-phosphoribosylamino)methylideneamino]imidazole-4-carboxamide isomerase — encoded protein: MDVIPAIDLLQGNCVRLYQGDYEQSQVFDEDPVAIAQQWVAQGATRLHVVDLDGAKSGQSVNLEVIRAIAQSIPIPVQVGGGLRDYAGGANLLSTGVQQAILGTVAVENPELVQQLCQEFPGQIMVGIDARDGKVATRGWLETSKISGIELAQQCAQMGVYGIIYTDIHRDGTLKGPNISALREVAEAVDVPVIASGGVSSVTDLLSLLSLERLGVTGVIVGKALYTGDVVLKEALQAIGPGRLQDVPPDFDSSAMA
- a CDS encoding trifunctional serine/threonine-protein kinase/ATP-binding protein/sensor histidine kinase — protein: MINLSGYQILAKIYESDKTVVYRGCQQKTNLPVILKVLKADYPTVEERNRYQQEFQLLNQLNRESLVKAYTLESYQNALVMVLEDFGGESLKQLLASQKFTLLGFLNLAIRIVKSLGDLHQASIIHKDINPGNIIFNPATGEVKLVDLSISVTFNRESSSSGHAPTIEGTLAYMSPEQTGRLNRSLDYRTDFYSLGATFYELLTHKLPFESKETMELIHCHIAKQPIAPHIVNAEIPQVVSDLVLKLLAKNAEERYQSSWGLLADLEQCLVNLKDNDQIDPFPLGEQDISDTFKIPEKLYGRDKEVDTLLAAFERVADGHKEFMLISGYSGIGKSALVQEIYNPITHRNGYFILGKFDQFQRSIPYFAIVKAFSELVNLLLTESEENLRQWKKKLLEAFGPNGQIIIDVIPEVEYIVGPQPAVIELGPTESQNRFNLVFQNFIRIFCRPEHPLVIFLDDLQWADSATLKLIELMLTEADVQYFFLIGAYRDNEVSPSHPLMMVVDSLRIQSVIINHIHLENLKLNQISQLISETLHQGQRFVKPLAELVQNKTAGNPFFVNEFLKTLYQENLLTFVPPQPDIMGGWSWDLEEIESMSITENVVDLMIGKLRKLPEETQEVLRLSACLGNQFDLNTLSLIYEKESSGTFQDLLPAIQEKMIRPNSGKELVDLDLVTAPLLILNYKFSHDRVQQAAYALIDESNKKSVHLEIGRMLLERTPIEYRSERIFELVDHMNVGRSLITEQNEILELAHLNLEAGKRAKDATAFVAALQYLKEAMSYLPENIWDLDHEFAFSLYRERADVEYLNGNFAESEALIAEVLSQIDSDFEKAEIYNILLIQNTLRGQYQKAVDIGRTALDILGISLPTEDLDSIIPQELDKAGKALGNRPILSLLDQPKMENSLSEIKVKLLHNLAPPAYMLNIQLWTLIILKGATLVLEEGYAPEVAFFLPTYGILLVNIFGQYRNAYDLGRVAYKLNQKWGHPTYKAGICLISTLNYWFNPMKDSTWLGNEAYQSALDSGDLLYAGYVLNNQSVNFFVQGKPIEQILEEILKYLPFAQKTENQLVTYVLLGLQLVLLNLDDQTNEPLNFDGPSLTEAEYVELCQQNQNIFALCIYQIFKMQTLYLYGNLEAALALSETIADKLQFILGTAPVPEYNFYTSLICLSAYGMTEETQREVLLDKVRANQSQLKIWSENCVANFLPKYLLVEAELARVQNKLELAIDFYDRAIAVATEHDLISVQAIANERAADFWLQKQKLSYALVHLREAYYHYEKWGIKRKVASLKLAHPQLEAKFNQLTDKLDVNTTIHTSTNSISNSLDLNTVLKASQAISSEIVFDKLLGTLMKSLIENAGAQSGFLLLPKEGKLLISASAFVDEEAIINEESTAVETSEELPITVINYVERSLSDVVLSHACRNGQFTNDPYIIKRQVKSLLCIPIVNQGQLISILYLENNLTTDAFTADRIEVLQVLSSQAAIALDNALLYASVEQKVQERTQELNQKNQDLSQTLEELKRTQTQLIQTEKMSGLGQMVAGVAHEINNPVSFIYGNLAPATEYVDALLDLIDLYQTHYPKPDEEIEDMIEDIDLDFMSEDLKNLLNSMQVGAERIRKIILSLRNFSRLDEADKKPVNLHDGLDSTLLILQNRFKESGNEKEIKILKEYGNLPQVNCYASQLNQVFMNLLTNACDAMQDQRSTELSKDQQPSITVRTHVTDRQSVEVIIADNGPGMSEETIQKIFNPFYTTKPVGSGTGLGLSISYQIVVEKHSGNLSCVSEPGEGAKFIVEIPLRPVEEE
- the gnd gene encoding decarboxylating NADP(+)-dependent phosphogluconate dehydrogenase is translated as MTQPSFGLIGLAVMGENLALNVERNGFPVTVYNRTYAKTEEFMATRAKGKNFLAAQTLEEFVQKLDRPRKILIMVKAGKPVDAVIDSLKPLLDEGDMIIDGGNSLYEDTERRTKDLEASKLGFVGMGVSGGEEGALNGPSLMPGGTPTAYQELESIVTKIAAQVDDGPCVTFIGKGGAGHYVKMVHNGIEYGDMQLIAEAYDLLKNAVGLTNPELHEVFKEWNETEELNSFLIEITRDIFKQIDSETNQHLIDLIVDAAGQKGTGRWTVVTSLELGVSIPTITAAVNARIMSSYKEERVAASQELTGPSGQYDGDLKAFIPKIRDALYCSKICSYAQGMALLSKASQEFGYELNLSEISRIWKGGCIIRAGFLDKIKVAFKDNPSLPNLLLAPEFKQTILDRQQAWREVLGLACQLGIPVPAFSASLDYFDSYRRATLPQNLTQAQRDFFGAHTYERIDRPRGEFFHSQWMS